ACGGGCGTCGGCGTCTGCGAGCCGGTCGCGGACCATCGCGTTGGTGACCTCGTCGGGCACGTACTCGCCCGCGTCCAGGTAGCCCTGCGCCGTCTTGCCAAGTTCGGTACCGTCCGCGATGTTGCGGCGGAACAGGTCGCCGGTGGAGATGACGGGCACACCGAGATGAGCGGCCAGGTGGCCCGCGTGCGTACCCTTACCCGCCCCAGGAGGGCCCATCAGCAAGACAGTGGTCACGGGCACGCTCCTGACTCTCGGTAAGGACCAAAGAATAAGGGAGGCTCCGCTCCGGCGGTACGGCGTACGTCACTCCGGATCCCCGGTTCGGTCACACTCGCTCATTACTGTCCGGAATCGCCCTCAGAACTCCATTTCCGGGCGGAGCTCGATGACGTCGCCGGGGCCGGCGAACTTGGCGGCGAGCTCCTCGGCGCGGGCGCGGGTGGCGCAGTCGAGGACGAAGAACCCGGCGAGCTGCTCCTTGGACTCGGCGTACGGCCCGTCGGTGCTGACCGGGCGCTTGCCCTCCCAGCGGTAGGTCCGGGCGGTTGATGGTGCGTCCAACGCCAGGCCGCTGACCAGTTCGCCGGACGCGGACAGCTCGGCGAGCAGCTCGTCGAACTCCTTGCCCATCGCGGCCCGCTCGTCCGCCGGGATCGCACGGCCGACCTCGGTGAAGTCGATCGTCGGGTGACCCCACGGCTGCATGTGGGAGTGGATCAGGACCACGTACTTCATGACAGAACCTCCTGTGTCGTGCCGGTACGCCGTACTGCGCCCGTGCACCCCGGACGTCGGAGGCACCGACAGGCCCTCGACATTTTGCCTGAATGTATTCCAGCTCACATCGGGTCACACTGCGCCGGCGGGCTCCGTCAGCGCTGCAGAGACGACAACGAGAACGGAGAAACTTCGATGAGCACGATCCTGGTGACAGGCGGTACGGGAACGATCGGCCGTCAGGTGGTCCCGCTGCTCCAGGCAGCCGGCAGCAAGGTCCGTGTCCTCAGCCGGCACGCGGGCGATCGCGGCGACGGCATCGAGTACCTGGCCGTCGACCTCCTGAACGGCGAGGGACT
This Kribbella sp. NBC_00482 DNA region includes the following protein-coding sequences:
- a CDS encoding YciI family protein, producing the protein MKYVVLIHSHMQPWGHPTIDFTEVGRAIPADERAAMGKEFDELLAELSASGELVSGLALDAPSTARTYRWEGKRPVSTDGPYAESKEQLAGFFVLDCATRARAEELAAKFAGPGDVIELRPEMEF